A window from Saccharomyces eubayanus strain FM1318 chromosome XIV, whole genome shotgun sequence encodes these proteins:
- the YAF9 gene encoding YEATS domain-containing protein YAF9, with amino-acid sequence MPPSISKRIKTLSVSRPVIYGNTAKKMGSVKPPNAPAEHTHLWTIFVRGPQNEDISYIIKKVVFKLHDTYPNPLRSIEAPPFELTETGWGEFDINIKIYFVEEANEKLLNFYHRLRLHPYANPAPSTDNENENNPPGRNAKDAEVSSVFFDEIVFNEPNEEFFKILMSRPGNVLPSNKTDDCVYSKQLEQEEIDKIDIGIEKVDREINELKQKLESLVKEEATQ; translated from the coding sequence ATGCCTCCATCAATAAGCAAAAGGATAAAAACTTTGTCGGTAAGCAGGCCAGTAATATATGGTAATACCGCTAAGAAGATGGGTAGTGTTAAACCACCAAATGCCCCCGCTGAACACACTCATTTGTGGACAATCTTTGTAAGAGGTCCACAGAATGAAGATATATCTTACATTATCAAGAAGGTCGTTTTTAAACTCCATGACACCTATCCAAACCCTTTAAGATCTATAGAGGCGCCTCCGTTTGAACTGACTGAAACCGGTTGGGGTGAATTTGATATAAACATCAAGATATATTTTGTGGAGGAAGCCAACGAGAAATTGTTGAACTTTTACCATCGATTACGACTTCATCCATATGCTAATCCCGCTCCAAGTACCGACAATGAAAACGAGAATAACCCACCAGGCCGTAACGCTAAAGACGCAGAAGTTAGTTccgttttctttgatgaaattgtGTTTAATGAACcaaatgaagaattttttaaaattctAATGAGCCGACCAGGAAATGTCTTACCTTCAAACAAGACCGATGATTGTGTGTACTCCAAACAATTGGAACAGGAAGAAATCGACAAGATAGATATTGGCATAGAAAAGGTTGATAGGGAAATAAATGAATTGAAGCAAAAGCTAGAAAGCCTAGTAAAAGAAGAGGCTACTCAATAA
- the INP52 gene encoding phosphatidylinositol-3-/phosphoinositide 5-phosphatase INP52, with product MKILISKQQGRSIAIVSESYGLLFRPIGDKISRKSTCAVEFIPKADLSSHGFQRLSSHEIFGFIGLIELEGLIFIATITGKSKTAQPIPNKTVNKIYAVDFFCLNNSKWDFQDIDSSGYPIMTNDGDFEPRSRTNASIRSSRSSLHSSSSSSLNRQDQVPKHPCYELRKLLSNGSFYYSTDFDLTCTLQKRGFTEHSLSFDDFDREFMWNSFLMDDIITYRDRLDVITKQLLDEQGFLTTVIRGFAETVFSYINKLKVGLTIISRQSWKRAGTRFNARGIDDEGYVANFVETEMIMYSSQYCYAFTQIRGSVPVFWEQDTSLISPKIQITRSIEATQPTFDEHFMRLFRKYGPVHIINLLSSKSSELQLSRRYREHLKNSDKMKIGRDVFLTDFDFHREIYQDGFSAAKKIIPKIKDSIMAAGYFSYDVKEGRLISEQDGIFRTNCLDCLDRTNLIQQTISLSAFRLFLEDFRLIRPNILTNFSEFVQKENVLWADHGDQISQIYTGTNALKSSYSRKGKMSLSGALSDATKSVSRMYINNFVDKGKQQNIDTLLGRLPHQQAVELYDPICEYVNERLLELEDEFTTCSNVNLLIGTFNVNGNSRRADLSEWLFPIGDKFKPDIVVLGLQEVIELTAGSILNADYTKSSFWETMVTDCLNQYEEKYLLLRVEQMSSLLILFFVKSDKAHNVKQVGGSTKKTGFGGITGNKGAVAIRFDYGATSFCFVNTHLSAGANNIDERRHDYNNIYRNITFPRSKTIPHHDSLFWLGDLNYRITLVNDEVRRELRTQEDGYIGKLLQYDQLTQEINEGVVFQEFKEPTVQFRPTYKYDYGTDNYDTSEKARTPSWTDRIIYKGQNLHPLAYSDAPLRISDHKPVYAAYRADVNFINEDKKRDLVEKLYAEYKKTYPEGSIKDFKKSHNIKAEIQKKSIPLDVTVQSAGIKLIDLDDTSSCVSPPLPISRSSRSIAGNEGSSSEALFEKSKPNVPPPPISRNSKETSPKPVISVNEIPITGVSSHKVEGTLTALEXHAMPKPLPPPPVSSRSATSSKSTALVVDHTETPESKEPIPPPYTPRRRKSSIYLNESAISTDSSRLSSRSNTPKNADVSPKAPTQSEKPPIVKKPAYLSAAATKVNNSEGCLSKVTSSDTTSDEEVSSKKKSTPKVPAKNPELEKLSVDSWKPLKPS from the coding sequence atgaaaatactCATATCCAAACAACAAGGTAGAAGTATAGCGATAGTTTCAGAATCGTATGGATTATTATTTAGACCAATTGGTGATAAAATCTCCCGAAAATCTACATGTGCCGTGGAATTCATACCGAAAGCTGACTTGAGCAGTCATGGTTTCCAAAGACTCTCCAGCCATGAAATATTCGGGTTCATTGGTCTTATTGAACTTGAAGGTCTTATATTTATAGCGACTATTACCGGGAAATCTAAAACGGCCCAACCGATTCCTAATAAGACCGTCAACAAAATATATGCTGTGgactttttttgtttaaacAATTCCAAATGGGATTTCCAGGACATTGATTCTTCTGGCTATCCAATTATGACCAACGATGGAGATTTTGAACCACGCTCACGTACCAATGCCTCCATACGGTCATCTAGATCATCGCTgcattcttcttcctcgaGTAGCTTGAACCGCCAAGATCAAGTTCCTAAGCATCCATGCTACGAATTGAGAAAACTACTGTCGAATGGTTCCTTTTATTATAGCACAGATTTCGACCTGACTTGTACGTTGCAGAAACGTGGATTCACTGAACATTCTTTGagttttgatgatttcgaTAGGGAGTTTATGTGGAACTCGTTTCTCATGGATGATATTATCACATACAGAGATAGGTTAGATGTGATAACTAAGCAACTCTTGGACGAACAAGGATTCCTCACAACGGTAATCCGAGGATTTGCCGAAACAGTTTTCAGCTACATCAATAAGTTAAAAGTGGGGCTTACTATCATTTCAAGACAAAGTTGGAAAAGGGCAGGTACGAGATTCAATGCACGTGGTATAGATGACGAAGGCTACGTAGCGAATTTCGTTGAAACCGAAATGATTATGTATTCTTCTCAGTATTGTTATGCTTTCACACAGATAAGAGGAAGCGTCCCAGTTTTTTGGGAACAAGACACATCATTGATAAGTCCAAAGATTCAAATTACTAGATCCATAGAGGCTACTCAACCCACGTTTGATGAACACTTTATGAGATTATTCAGAAAATACGGGCCTGTTCATATAATCAATTTATTATCATCGAAGTCCTCGGAGCTTCAATTATCGAGGAGGTATAGGGAGCATTTGAAGAACTCTGATAAGATGAAAATTGGAAGAGATGTGTTCTTAACGGATTTTGACTTCCATAGAGAAATTTATCAAGATGGGTTCTCAGCGGCAAAAAAGATTATCCCCAAAATAAAAGACTCAATCATGGCTGCAGGCTATTTTTCGTACGACGTGAAAGAAGGGCGATTGATATCTGAACAGGATGGTATCTTCAGAACTAACTGTTTGGATTGTTTAGATAGAACCAATCTGATTCAGCAGACAATCTCTTTATCAGCATTCAGattatttttggaagattttaGATTAATTAGGCCCAATATTCTCACAAACTTTAGCGAATTCGTGCAAAAGGAGAACGTTTTATGGGCTGATCATGGAGATCAGATATCACAGATTTACACCGGTACAAACGCTCTAAAATCTTCCTATTCCAGAAAAGGTAAAATGTCTCTATCTGGTGCTCTTTCAGACGCCACAAAGTCCGTCAGTAGAATGTACATTAATAATTTTGTGGACAAAGGAAAGCAGCAAAATATTGACACGCTTTTGGGGAGGTTACCGCATCAACAAGCTGTCGAACTGTATGATCCAATTTGTGAGTATGTTAATGAAAGGCTATTGGAACTAGAAGACGAATTCACCACTTGTTCTAATGTAAATCTGCTTATTGGTACATTTAATGTCAATGGTAACTCTAGAAGAGCGGACTTATCAGAGTGGTTATTTCCAATCGGCGACAAATTCAAGCCAGACATTGTCGTGCTAGGGTTGCAAGAGGTTATCGAATTGACTGCAGGATCTATCTTAAATGCGGATTATACGAAAAGCTCTTTTTGGGAAACTATGGTTACCGACTGTTTAAACCAATACGAAGAAAAGTATCTTCTACTTAGAGTGGAACAAATGTCCTCTCTCTTGATATTGttctttgtaaaatctGATAAGGCCCATAACGTGAAACAAGTAGGGGGATCTACTAAAAAGACAGGTTTCGGCGGCATCACTGGTAACAAAGGTGCGGTGGCTATTAGATTTGATTACGGGGCAACGTCTTTCTGTTTCGTCAATACCCATTTATCAGCAGGTGCAAATAACATTGACGAACGTCGTCATGACTACAACAATATTTACAGGAATATAACATTTCCAAGGTCTAAAACGATACCTCATCACGATTCATTGTTTTGGTTAGGTGATTTAAATTACAGAATAACCTTAGTAAACGATGAAGTAAGAAGGGAACTGAGGACTCAGGAAGATGGCTATATTGGCAAATTACTTCAATATGATCAACTAACTCAAGAAATAAACGAAGGTGTAGTATTTCAAGAGTTTAAAGAACCAACCGTTCAATTTCGCCCTACCTATAAATATGATTATGGAACTGATAATTACGATACTTCTGAAAAGGCAAGAACGCCATCCTGGACTGATAGGATTATCTATAAAGGTCAGAACCTGCATCCATTAGCATATTCAGACGCACCTTTGAGAATAAGCGATCATAAACCAGTTTATGCTGCGTATAGAGCAGACGtgaatttcatcaatgagGATAAAAAACGTGATCTAGTTGAGAAATTATATGCGGAATACAAAAAGACATATCCCGAAGGATCAATAAAGgattttaaaaaatcaCATAATATAAAAGCTGagattcaaaagaaaagcataCCTTTGGACGTAACTGTTCAATCAGCTGGTATAAAACTAATTGACCTCGATGACACATCTTCATGTGTTTCTCCTCCACTTCCCATTTCGCGTTCTTCAAGGTCGATTGCTGGCAATGAAGGATCTAGTTCAGAAGCACTCTTCGAGAAAAGTAAGCCCAATGTTCCTCCACCGCCCATTTCAAGAAATAGTAAGGAAACTTCTCCTAAGCCGGTAATATCCGTAAATGAGATCCCTATAACCGGAGTGTCGTCGCATAAAGTTGAAGGTACTCTTACTGCCTTAGAGRGACATGCTATGCCCAAACCTCTACCCCCTCCACCTGTTTCATCAAGGTCTGCCACTTCCTCAAAAAGTACAGCATTAGTAGTCGATCATACAGAGACACCAGAGAGTAAGGAACCAATTCCCCCTCCTTATACACCAAGGAGAAGGAAGAGCAGCATTTACTTGAATGAAAGTGCCATTTCCACCGATAGCTCACGCCTATCTTCAAGGTCAAATACTCCGAAAAACGCAGATGTTTCTCCAAAGGCCCCTACACAATCTGAGAAACCACCAATTGTCAAGAAGCCTGCTTATCTAAGCGCTGCTGCTACTAAGGTTAACAATAGCGAGGGATGCTTATCAAAAGTAACCTCATCGGATACAACATCTGACGAGGAGGTCTCGTCGAAAAAGAAGTCTACACCTAAAGTACCTGCAAAAAACCCAGAATTAGAGAAACTAAGCGTAGATTCGTGGAAACCCCTTAAGCCTAGTTAG
- the LEU4 gene encoding 2-isopropylmalate synthase LEU4 → MVKHSIIALAEHAASRASRVIPPVKLAYKNMLKDPSPKYKPFKAPKMSSRQWPDNQITKAPRWLSTDLRDGNQSLPDPMSVEQKKEYFHKLVNIGFKEIEVSFPSASQTDFDFTRYAVENAPDDVSIQCLVQSREHLIKRTVEALSGAKRATIHTYLATSDMFREIVFNMSREEAISKAVEATKLVRKLTKDDPSQQATRWTYEFSPECFSDTPGEFAVEICEAVKNAWEPTEENPXIFNLPATVEVASPNVYADQIEYFSTHITEREKVCISTHCHNDRGCGVAATELGILAGADRVEGCLFGNGERTGNVDLVTVAMNMYTHGVPPKLDFSDLTSVLDVVERCNKIPVSQRAPYGGDLVVCAFSGSHQDAIKKGFNVQNKKRAQGETQWRIPYLPLDPKDIGRDYEAVIRVNSQSGKGGAAWVILRSLGLDLPRNMQIEFSSTVQDSADSLGRELKSDEISKLFKEAYNYNDEQYQSISLVNYNVEKFGTERRVFTGQVKIDDQIVDIEGTGNGPISSLVDALSNLLNVRFAVANYTEHSLGSGSATQAASYIHLSYRRNADNEKAYKWGVGVSEDVGDSSVRAIFATINNIIHSGDVSIPSVADAKAENKSAAASGSA, encoded by the coding sequence ATGGTTAAACATAGTATCATCGCCCTTGCCGAGCATGCAGCTTCCAGAGCTTCACGAGTTATTCCTCCAGTAAAGCTGGCGTACAAAAATATGCTTAAAGACCCATCTCCTAAGTACAAGCCGTTCAAGGCTCCCAAGATGTCCAGTAGGCAATGGCCGGACAACCAAATCACGAAGGCTCCCCGTTGGTTGTCGACCGATTTAAGAGACGGTAACCAGTCGCTACCGGACCCCATGTCAGTTGAGCAGAAGAAGGAATACTTCCACAAGCTGGTCAACATAGggttcaaagaaattgaagttTCCTTCCCATCTGCATCGCAGACGGATTTCGACTTCACTAGGTACGCCGTGGAGAACGCTCCAGACGATGTTAGCATTCAATGTCTTGTTCAATCCAGAGAGCATTTGATTAAGAGAACTGTCGAGGCATTGTCCGGTGCTAAGAGGGCCACCATACATACCTATTTGGCTACAAGCGACATGTTCCGCGAAATCGTGTTCAACATGTCCAGAGAGGAAGCCATTTCCAAAGCCGTTGAGGCCACCAAACTGGTCAGGAAACTAACTAAGGATGACCCTTCACAACAAGCTACCCGTTGGACATATGAATTCTCCCCTGAATGTTTCAGTGATACTCCTGGTGAATTTGCCGTTGAGATTTGTGAAGCTGTGAAGAATGCGTGGGAACCCACTGAGGAGAACCCAAYTATTTTCAACCTGCCTGCCACCGTGGAAGTAGCCTCACCAAACGTTTATGCTGACCAAATTGAATACTTCTCTACTCATATCACTGAACGTGAAAAAGTTTGCATATCCACACACTGTCACAACGACCGTGGTTGCGGTGTTGCAGCCACAGAACTGGGAATTCTTGCCGGTGCTGATCGTGTAGAAGGTTGTCTCTTTGGTAATGGTGAACGTACCGGTAACGTCGATTTAGTCACTGTGGCCATGAACATGTACACTCACGGTGTCCCCCCTAAGTTGGATTTCTCAGACTTAACTTCCGTCCTAGACGTGGTTGAACGTTGTAACAAGATCCCTGTGTCTCAAAGAGCTCCATACGGTGGTGACCTGGTTGTCTGTGCTTTCTCCGGCTCCCACCAAGATGCCATCAAGAAGGGTTTCAATGTGCAAAACAAGAAGCGTGCTCAAGGTGAGACACAATGGAGAATCCCTTACCTGCCACTAGATCCAAAGGATATTGGCCGTGATTACGAAGCTGTCATCAGAGTCAACTCCCAATCCGGTAAAGGTGGTGCCGCTTGGGTCATCTTAAGATCCCTAGGCTTAGATCTCCCAAGAAACATGCAAATCGAATTCTCCAGCACCGTTCAAGACAGTGCCGATTCCTTGGGCAGAGAACTGAAATCAGACGAAATTTCCAAGTTGTTCAAAGAAGCTTACAATTACAACGATGAACAGTACCAATCTATCAGCTTAGTCAACTACAATGTGGAGAAGTTCGGTACCGAACGCAGAGTGTTTACAGGTCAAGTCAAAATCGATGACCAAATCGTCGATATCGAAGGTACAGGTAACGGTCCAATCTCTTCTCTAGTCGATGCTCTATCCAACTTGTTGAATGTGAGGTTCGCTGTGGCAAACTACACGGAACATTCCCTAGGGTCTGGTTCCGCCACCCAAGCCGCTTCCTACATCCACTTATCCTACAGACGCAATGCAGACAATGAAAAAGCTTACAAATGGGGTGTCGGTGTCTCAGAAGATGTCGGCGACTCTTCAGTAAGAGCTATCTTTGCTACCATCAACAACATTATTCACTCCGGTGACGTGTCTATTCCCTCTGTGGCTGACGCTAAGGCGGAGAATAAAAGTGCTGCAGCATCGGGCTCAGCATAG
- the MET4 gene encoding Met4p, producing MKQEHPREGDSYNAEFINLFGKDTAAHGSSSNNTASSNGMGSSHPLDQFVATASSSSSLAVGTANTQPLLGDVGARGSSNLYDHAVTPEILLEQLAYVDNFIPSLDNEFSNVDWNVNTTHNNINSNGTSTFNTINANPFDLDEQLAIELSAFADDSFIFPDEDKPSNNNNNNNNNNNNNNNNDNTADEVPHANLLSNNRQRNPHFLTERRNTFLTSQYDQSKSRFSSRNKRGDNNGETNNNYVNDDGNSNNDFEPDFIASPPQFPVSTTDMSSIDHGAFTNVDITSSENNAASGNGVDPLSHLLRRTTHTPSRSSPLSNVVSAQNTSKQRQPDGKINNSDGSSTAPNITVPDYSIIPTSVLVTLLPRVNVPKGAYNSLVAAGFDNDQIDAIAAIMAYHHQKKTRENSSSNLNNNGNTSTNQEAPLLKNINELLNVLIPSSSTDMAATSSSSSSSSSSSSSSNGHGVVAEASFLSSILELGLNHPKSNNIHNDRQSTRNERKNSREGNNNNDYSNNDNAAYNSSLNHSNEITKIRSEPTLNASAPTRKDNALKRSHSGDLKERKSYIKAKYSDDEDDEYGDADLRKHKKRQQIKKELEDDDEDLLIQSNKSHQRKKLKEKELESSIHELSEIAASLQKRIHTLETENKLLKNLVLSSGETEGIKKAESLKKQILEQVQKE from the coding sequence ATGAAACAGGAGCATCCCCGTGAAGGCGACTCGTACAACGCCGAGTTTATAAACCTCTTCGGGAAGGACACCGCAGCGCacggcagcagcagcaacaacacCGCTAGCAGCAACGGCATGGGAAGCTCTCACCCGCTGGACCAGTTTGTAGCAACAGcctcgtcgtcgtcgtcgcTGGCGGTTGGAACCGCCAATACACAGCCCTTGCTTGGCGATGTTGGCGCCAGGGGCAGTAGCAACTTGTATGACCATGCGGTCACGCCGGAAATACTGCTGGAACAGCTGGCTTACGTCGACAATTTCATACCTTCCCTCGACAACGAGTTCTCTAATGTCGACTGGAACGTCAACACCACTCACAACAACATAAACAGCAATGGCACGAGCACTTTCAACACCATAAATGCGAATCCTTTCGATTTGGACGAGCAGCTCGCCATCGAGTTGAGTGCATTTGCTGATGATTCGTTTATCTTCCCGGATGAAGATAAGcccagcaacaacaacaacaacaataacaacaacaacaacaataacaataataatgacaACACCGCTGATGAAGTGCCGCATGCGAACCTTTTAAGCAACAACAGGCAGAGAAACCCTCATTTTTTGACCGAAAGAAGGAACACTTTTTTAACCTCGCAATACGATCAATCTAAATCACGATTTTCGTCTAGAAATAAGAGAGGTGACAATAACGGtgaaacaaacaacaactaTGTGAACGACGACGGTAATAGCAACAATGACTTTGAACCGGATTTCATTGCAAGCCCTCCTCAATTTCCTGTAAGCACGACTGATATGTCGTCCATAGACCATGGTGCTTTCACAAACGTAGATATCACGTCAAGTGAGAATAATGCTGCCAGCGGCAACGGCGTAGATCCGCTATCTCACCTATTACGTAGAACAACTCATACACCGAGCCGCTCTTCTCCTTTGAGTAATGTTGTGTCCGCTCAAAACACGTCCAAACAGCGACAACCGGACGGTAAAATCAACAATAGCGACGGTTCAAGTACGGCCCCTAATATAACCGTTCCTGACTACTCCATTATTCCTACATCCGTGTTGGTAACGCTGTTGCCAAGAGTTAATGTCCCCAAGGGTGCGTACAACTCCTTGGTGGCAGCAGGATTTGATAATGACCAAATTGACGCTATTGCCGCTATAATGGCTTACcatcatcaaaaaaaaacaagggAAAATAGCAGCAGCAATCTTAACAATAATGGTAACACTAGTACCAACCAAGAGGCGCCCCTTCTGAAAAACATAAACGAACTTTTAAATGTCCTGATACCGTCTTCCTCTACCGACATGGCCGCaacctcttcctcttcctcttcatcgtcgtcctcctcttcctcttccaaTGGACACGGTGTAGTAGCAGAAGCATCTTTTCTGAGCTCTATTTTGGAACTAGGTCTTAACCATCCGAAAAGTAATAATATTCACAACGACAGACAGTCTACGCGAAATGAACGTAAGAATTCAAGGGAAGGGAACAATAATAACGACTACagtaataatgataatgcAGCTTATAATTCAAGTCTTAACCACAGCAACGAAATCACCAAGATAAGATCTGAACCAACGTTAAATGCAAGCGCTCCTACTCGCAAGGACAACGCCTTGAAAAGATCCCATTCAGgtgatttgaaagaaagaaaatcgTACATTAAAGCCAAGTATTCTGATGACGAGGACGACGAATACGGTGACGCCGACCTCCGTAAACATAAAAAGAGACAACAGATCAAGAAAGAGCTAGAggatgacgatgaagactTGCTAATACAATCCAACAAATCACATCAGAGGAAGAAgttaaaggaaaaggaattagAGTCATCAATACACGAGTTAAGTGAAATTGCAGCATCTTTACAAAAACGAATTCACACCttagaaacagaaaacaaattattaaagaatttgGTGCTAAGTAGTGGTGAAACTGAAGGTATCAAAAAAGCTGAAAGCCTGAAGAAGCAAATCCTTgaacaagttcaaaaagaataa